In Citrus sinensis cultivar Valencia sweet orange chromosome 3, DVS_A1.0, whole genome shotgun sequence, the sequence AGTTTTGGTTCTCGATTGGAAACTGACACAATCATTCTCAGCATGTAATAGCAGGATTGCATAAAATTTAGGATTACTAAAGGGAATGCATCATTATTCTCTTCAAAGGGTGGGTATTTATGGCAAAGTGAAAAACTTCTGGGGATGGATTATATCTGTCAAAAGTTTTGATCCTTCACTACCATTATGAAGAATCTGAGGGTAATCTTTTAAGATCAATCATCTGCTTCAAGCGTATCCATCCACTATATGCATATGTGTTTGTGCTTACACATGGACTGACAGGACTAGCATATCCCTGTAGAAGTATTAGGTATGTATGTCTCTTACCTGTATCTTAATGTGGTTAACATTGTTAGCTAGACTGCAAGGAAGAGATCACATCATCTGTAGCAAAGTGAACTTTCTTGTCTGTGATTTTCAGATTGCCCATATGTTTGGATTTCAGTAATTTGTCATCGGTGTTCCCTTCATTCTCATCCGGCAATGGCCCAGCTTGATCATTAATCTTCACACCTTCTCCATCACAAGACACTTCAACAAAACCATCAGGCGGGCTGCTAGAGTCAGATTTTTCATTGTTGGATGAGCAGGATTTTGATATAAAATCCTGATAATCGTCATCAGCTTCACCTTCTTGCccatcaatttcttcttcccTTAAGATTCCATATTTTTCTCTATAAGCCTCAATTTCAGCCTCTAAGTCCTTGATTTCTTCCTCTCTTTTTGTGAGCAACTCCTTTGTTGATTGCAAGGCTTCCTGGTCATACTCTGCCTGCTCCTCCATCATCCTTTGATATTGTAGGGCATCCATCTGAACAGCTGCCTTCTCTGCTTGCAATCTGGTGATCATAGCCATTGCATTGTTAGCTGCAACAGCAGCTGCACTTCTTTCCTCGTCTAATTCCATGTACAAATCCATCAGTGACTTGCGATCCAAACGAACCTGTCTATTCAGATGGTGCAAAATTGAATCACCATAAGCTTCATTTGAAACATTCCCCTCAGCATCCTCCGTTTTCTCAAGTGGCGATTTCCTCAGAATCCTAGTACTCCACCTTGGACTGGCTTGAGCTGAATCTGAAAGGGGGATTCCGAAAAACTTGTTTCCTCTAATAAAAGTAGGCGTCTTATCTTCATTAAAATCCTCGGCATCTGTCAGCAGCGGCACTGCTGCAGCTGTCGTTTCGTCCTTAACTATTGAAAAGATTCATGAACCAGATCAATAACATGCCAAATAGAGACTATCATTGGCATAAGCACTTCAAGATTGTTCAATAGGTGGGATGTCAAGACATTTGGAAATATAGTAATCtatatttaaatacaaaacatataaatatataaacaagTGGCGCATAGCTATGCAGGCTATGAAGAGAAGGAAGGAGTGTCATCATTCGGGATtaaatgaggaaaaataaaaaagaatttggaaacaaataaaatcatgacAGCCAAACACCAAAATGTTTCGTGACGAAAGCTTTTTAAACTGCATAGCCaacatttcaaagaaaaagaaaggaagtGCAACGAATTTAAATGAAGGGTTCAAAACTCACATGGCTTACTGAGACTCAGTGCATTAGAGCTGCCCTCATCTTCTGGAAGCTCTGATTCATTATCTGCACTAAACTTGAGTTCTGTGTATCGTATGTGGGGCAACTCCAAATTGCGGGTCAGGTCCATATTTCTCTGCTCCTCAATCCTCGAGGTCAAGAATGATGCTCGTGGAGAAGGAGCAGGCGCTTGTGATGTCAGGCCAGAATTTTTCCCCTTTGGATAGGACTTTACCTTCAATGGCTCCCCACAGCACGAGCAGCATTGAACACTGCTCTTCTCCACATGCACCATTTCATCCTTCTTATTAGGAGGCAATGTCAATTgcatttcatcatcatctacaATCAACTCCATATCCTTCTGCAAAATCCCCACAAGAGACTTGTACGTATCACAATCCCCAGATTCTCTGCCCGTAGCAAATGAGAGGAGACACGGCTCGCACATCTTCCTTATATCAGAAAGTTTCTTGTGGACATGACAATATGCAAGGGATGATACATCCTTCTTGTGAGCCTCACATATGGATtcattgtaataaaaattaggaTTCCTATGAACAAGAACATGATCAATTCTAGTGCAAAGCAAGCAAGGGATCTTCAACTCAAAGAACTTGGCAAATTCATTGGCAGCAAATGCAAGAAACCCATCAATGAATAGAATAATGATTAACACCCATTCAAGAACGGCATAAATCAAGAAATGCGGGAACTTTCCCAGCTCCTGCTCAACATAAGATTTAAATGAACGCTTTGCCATAATGTTTTGGACCCTGAAAAGATGAATCGGatttataaaagaatgaataaataaatatttaattttatccttatctATGTTGCTTAAAATCAATCAGGTTTGGACAGAAATGCTCAAAGGATGATGAAGCAAAAGATCATGACCTCAGGAGGATAACCCAGACCGGGATCATGACCTTTCTCTTTGAGTGATCGAAGAACAAAAAGACAGAACCGAAGGGTGTTATTCAATTTTAGGTTTCAAAGTTTGAATGGTGAATTTCAATTGCTATAAATAGGaaacttttattgaaaaaaatatgaggTTTATTTGCAGGACTATATACCGGAAATAACGGTCTATCAAGCATTGGACTAAACGATGTAGTTTTGCTAGGCTATTTAGTGGGGATTTGTTTTCGGAACAGCACcttggtaaatttattattttattataataccctcagatattttatttgacaaaagtattaaaatgattaatatACTTAAAGTTGGTCGAATTGAGCATAACATCCACGCATCCATTTAATTCCCTTACTCTGCTACTCTCAGATTTTGTTAATGATCTACAAATTCTTAATAACTTTTTATCTGCGAGTTTGTTGCTGCTTCCGCTTACTCAACTTGCTCACACACACAAGTTTCTTAATGGTCAAATGGACAACATGCGAGCTGCTTTTTCTGAAAGCTAATATCAGGAATTTGAGTGTACTGTATATCCCAAGAACAGTTCAGATATGGCTTTTGCTTTAAATAACATTCACTGCAAAGCCAGGTCCAATTCTTGGCTTCCACGACGAAACTAGTTCCCGCAGCACAAATTCACAATCATCTATCTCATTACACTAGTGTCCAGGTACCAACCACAACATAAACGCTAAAACACaggaaaatgattaaattactAGTCAGCATTCAACTACGTTACCACATATAATTCAGGcacataatttaaacatttatcCACAAGCAAACACATTTTAACAGATGAGCAAGTAATGCAGATTTCAACTGCCACAACAACTATGCTTGTTACATAAGCACAACAAATTCAGTATACCAGTTTAAAATTGCATAAATGTCATCACAAAACCACCTTCAATGTGGGATCTAGTCTACAAAGTACAACTTTAAGAATAAACTGCTATCATTTCTGTGTCAGGACTGACTGAACAGGTACATACAGAGGTATATGCTTAACTGGAGATGAAATTTCACATATCATCCTACTAAACCAATTGAAGGAAACAGTTTATCAGATCTATTAAAACTATAAACCTGCTGCTGCCTGTTAACAAAAATGCCTATATCTTGCAAGCTTTGAATGAAACTTAGCTGAATGTCCATGAATTAGACTGTATAAAGATAGTTCTTGAGTATCAACAGCTCTATATTAACTAGCTTGTTGGTAAAACATTGGCAGACATATAAGGAGACATGCATCCCTGTACCTGGgaggaaaaaagataaattgtttaaaataaaacttcagTCAAGGTACAAGGATCTATATTTGACAGAAAATGCCGAACTTAAGTGCTTAGAGCAAAATACTGTTATCTGAAAGAAATGGTAACCTGCAAAAGGCATGTAGGAATTTGGATGAACCCCTGAAGAAAAAGATCAACCTTTTCTAGGATGCCGGGTGGAACAGGCGTGATCACATACAGCAAACCTTTCAACGTGTCAATTCCTCTAACAATCCCTGTATTATAAAGGCACCATGTAAGctcagaaaattttattgtatttttattttttggttaatgTCTTGCACAAAAATCAGAGATTAGTATCAtgacaatcaaattaattagtgCAAGAGTGAAGCATACTTTCACAGATAGATAAAGCACTATTTAGTATTTCCGGCACAAAACAACATCAATCTAAATCTCAGCATGCCCTTATGATACATCCCCGTCTATTAAGAAAATGTTAATTGGGGGATTGCTGACATATCTTACAAGTTtacaagttattttttatatacgTTATcactgtttttattttcaaatatgagCAGAAAAAGATATAAGGTCACAGGAATTTCAGTCATGCTAGAGTCCTCATCCCATATTTCTGATGCTAATGAAGTAAAATCACAGTTGATGTAAACAAAATTATGACTTATtcaaacataataataatgtaaatgcTAGAGAAACGGAAACTACTATCATTTAAACATAGCTAGACAGAGAAGTGAAGTGACCTACCAAGACCTACACAATGAGGTAAGTTTTCAGAAGCATCAGAGCTAATTGCCAGGCCAACAATAGTTGCATTCAAACTGTAGAAAATTTCACTGCTAGGTACCTGGGATAAACAATATAAACCATAAATTTAAGACCATTCCTGCATAATGACACAAAGGGAAAAAGCACATAGCAAGCTAGCATATCTGACATTCACCTTAAATTTTTCCCAAATATCTTATATGTAACATTGACAAGacataaaaaacaaaacgGTACGGGTGCAAACTATGCTACAGAAATATTATAATAGCCATAACACCTACAGCAATCATTTGATGCCTTAAACCAACCTGGCAGTAGAGATGCCTTATCTTGATACTTGAGATTGGAACTTGATAAGGAGGATGAGCAGCTAGTGCCTGTGCAAGTTCTTTAATTATGGTGATGTTTAGGTCACTAGGAAAGCACTGCCTGAAATAAGCCATTGTTCTTAAATCCCGTAGAAGGCGTGCATCCTTTTGTACAAGTACTCTGTAAAACAGAATCGAGATATGATGTAATCTATAGAAGCTGCATGTACTCAAAATATGATTCAGGAAATAGACAAACAGTTAACACCAAATGTCAGCTGCCGGAGGACTAATGTTCATAGGATACAAAATGAAACAACTTGTCACTTGAACAGAAAGCCATTTCCTACTAATATTGATTTTCATCCATATACAAGCTTTATGAGTATTTTTGGACCAGAACTCCGTATAGGAACAAGAGTTAGAGCAGAATATAAGAGTGGAGCATTGGCATGTCCAGAAACAAGAACAAAGGTTGACACATGTccaaaaagaatttatcaaTGATACAGTTATCCATGATTTAATAGAGTAAACttaacaaaaatgaagaacttACGATCTATTGAAAGAGTCCTGACGAGCTGAACTGATCTCTACAAGATTAACATCCACACCTTCAAAGTTGTCCAACCAAAATGCCCCAGCTGGTAgattcttcttctcaaatgaTATGTTTATCTTAACAACGTGTGTAGGAGTAATATATTTCAGCATGTCCACCAATATATCATAACCAATACCTGAAAAATTATAGGACATGAAAATCATAGTCATGTTTCTGTTAAATTACTTGAATGTTCACAAAGGATAATAATTATAGTGAAATAAGTAACccatcaaaagaaaaaagaaaaaaagttctCATTGCAAATTAGAGAAACAAAAATGCAGTTAAAGACATTAAGAAGCACACCTTTCACCCAACCAGGTGTATTCACAATGAGAGGCAACTCAGTCCGGCCAGGGCTTTCACTCTCATTAAACATGTAGTACTCCTTGCGATAGTAATCATATAGGGTAGTGATATACTTCAAATATGCTGTTGGATCTCTTTTTGAAGAAACATCACCAAAGAAATAGCACCTACAGAGAGTAAATATCAAACTATAAGAGAACACAACTCATCTATCAATATTTATGTCCAACAATACTGCATGTTCATATGAATTCAGCACACACTTCAAATTCTCTGCACGC encodes:
- the LOC102627363 gene encoding probable myosin-binding protein 5, translated to MAKRSFKSYVEQELGKFPHFLIYAVLEWVLIIILFIDGFLAFAANEFAKFFELKIPCLLCTRIDHVLVHRNPNFYYNESICEAHKKDVSSLAYCHVHKKLSDIRKMCEPCLLSFATGRESGDCDTYKSLVGILQKDMELIVDDDEMQLTLPPNKKDEMVHVEKSSVQCCSCCGEPLKVKSYPKGKNSGLTSQAPAPSPRASFLTSRIEEQRNMDLTRNLELPHIRYTELKFSADNESELPEDEGSSNALSLSKPFKDETTAAAVPLLTDAEDFNEDKTPTFIRGNKFFGIPLSDSAQASPRWSTRILRKSPLEKTEDAEGNVSNEAYGDSILHHLNRQVRLDRKSLMDLYMELDEERSAAAVAANNAMAMITRLQAEKAAVQMDALQYQRMMEEQAEYDQEALQSTKELLTKREEEIKDLEAEIEAYREKYGILREEEIDGQEGEADDDYQDFISKSCSSNNEKSDSSSPPDGFVEVSCDGEGVKINDQAGPLPDENEGNTDDKLLKSKHMGNLKITDKKVHFATDDVISSLQSS
- the LOC102620906 gene encoding polynucleotide 5'-hydroxyl-kinase NOL9; translation: MAAYMPQTENPSPAIYIPQEWSDAADSIAYDSNTSPPPIAFICGAKNCGKTTFSRHLVNVLLQRYKKVAYLDTDVGQPEFTAPGFLSLTVVDTLTPDLTIPCLKTPKRCYFFGDVSSKRDPTAYLKYITTLYDYYRKEYYMFNESESPGRTELPLIVNTPGWVKGIGYDILVDMLKYITPTHVVKINISFEKKNLPAGAFWLDNFEGVDVNLVEISSARQDSFNRSVLVQKDARLLRDLRTMAYFRQCFPSDLNITIIKELAQALAAHPPYQVPISSIKIRHLYCQVPSSEIFYSLNATIVGLAISSDASENLPHCVGLGIVRGIDTLKGLLYVITPVPPGILEKVDLFLQGFIQIPTCLLQVQGCMSPYMSANVLPTS